In Chlorocebus sabaeus isolate Y175 chromosome 5, mChlSab1.0.hap1, whole genome shotgun sequence, one genomic interval encodes:
- the THUMPD1 gene encoding THUMP domain-containing protein 1, whose protein sequence is MAAPAQSTTQPGGGKRKGKAQYVLAKRARRCDAGGPRQLEPGLQGILITCNMNERKCVEEAYSLLNEYGDDMYGPEKFTDKDQQPSGSEGEDDDVEAALKKEVGDIKASTELRLRRFQSVESGANNVVFIRTLGIEPEKLVHHILQDMYKTKKKKTRVILRMLPISGTCKAFLEDMKKYAQTFLEPWFKTPNKGTFQIVYKSRNNSHVNREEVIRELAGIVCTLNSENKVDLTNPQYTVVVEIIKAVCCLSVVKDYMLFRKYNLQEVVKSPKDPSQLNSKQGNGKEAKLESADKSDQNNTAEGKNNQQVPENTEELGQTKPTSNPQVVNEGGAKPELASQATEGSKSNENDLP, encoded by the exons ATGGCGGCCCCCGCCCAGTCGACTACGCAGCCTGGCGGCGGGAAGCGCAAAGGCAAGGCTCAGTATGTGCTGGCCAAGCGCGCTCGGCGCTGCGACGCTGGCGGGCCCCGTCAGCTAGAGCCCGGGCTACAGGGCATCCTCATCACCTGCAACATGAACGAGCGCAAGTGCGTGGAAGAGGCCTACAGCCTGCTCAACGAATACGGCGACGACATGTATGGGCCAGAAAAG TTTACAGACAAGGATCAGCAGCCCTCTGGAAGTGAGGGAGAGGATGATGATGTGGAGGCTGCCTTGAAGAAAGAAGTTGGTGACATTAAGGCATCTACAGAGTTGAGGCTAAGAAGATTCCAGTCAGTGGAAAGTGGAGCAAATAACGTCGTCTTCATCAGGACACTTGGGATAG aacCTGAGAAATTGGTGCATCATATTCTCCAGGATATGTACAAAACCAAGAAGAAGAAGACTCGAGTTATTCTACGAATGTTACCGATCTCAGGCACATGCAAGGCTTTTTTAgaagatatgaaaaaatatgCACAAACATTTTTGGAACCCTGGTTTAAAACTCCTAACAAAGGGACATTTCAAATTGTGTACAAATCTCGAAATAACAGTCACGTGAATAGAGAAGAAGTTATCAGAGAATTGGCAG GAATAGTGTGCACCCTCAATTCAGAAAATAAAGTGGATCTCACCAATCCACAGTATACGGTGGTAGTAGAAATCATCAAAGCTGTCTGTTGCCTGAGTGTTGTGAAAGATTACATGTTGTTTAGAAAATACAATCTCCAGGAGGTGGTGAAGAGCCCTAAGGATCCATCACAGCTTAACTCAAAGCaaggaaatgggaaagaagctaAATTGGAATCTGCTGACAAATCAGACCAAAACAACacagcagaaggaaaaaataaccaGCAGGTACCGGAGAATACTGAGGAGCTGGGGCAGACAAAACCAACGTCTAATCCGCAGGTGGTAAATGAGGGAGGAGCCAAACCTGAACTTGCAAGTCAAGCCACAGAAGGATCCAAGTCAAATGAAAATGACCTCCCATAG